Proteins found in one Fulvitalea axinellae genomic segment:
- the carB gene encoding carbamoyl-phosphate synthase large subunit, whose translation MPKDNSIKSVLIIGSGPIVIGQACEFDYSGSQASRSLREEGIEVILINSNPATIMTDNVTADHVYLLPLEKKSIKQILEKHDIDAVLPTMGGQTALNLAIDCQNAGLWEKYDVRIIGVDIDAIQMTEDREKFRLRMKELGVHVCKGETATSFLHGKEIAQEIGFPLVIRPSFTLGGTGGGFVEKPEDFDKALTKGLHASPVHEVLIEQSILGWKEYELELLRDSVGNVIIICSIENFDPMGVHTGDSITVAPAMTLSDSLYQEIRDQAIMMMNGIGEFAGGCNVQFSVSPTTDEIIGIEINPRVSRSSALASKATGYPIAKVAAKLAIGYNLDEIENQITKTTSAFFEPSIDYTIVKIPRWNFEKFEGADKSLGLQMKAVGEVMGIGRNFQEALQKACQSLEIKRNGLGADGKSLVDQQVIVESLKHPSWDRLFHIYDAFKLGLSFRKIQKLTHIDPWFLTQIEELVALEKEIEANSIETISRELLLVAKEKGYADRQLAHLLGCLESQVFKKRYDEYNIKRVYKMVDTCAAEFEAKTPYYYSTFGGENEAIKTDKKKIVVLGAGPNRIGQGIEFDYCCVHGVLAAKEAGYETIMINCNPETVSTDFDISDRLYFEPVFWEHIYEIILHEQPEGVIVQLGGQTALKLADKLTRYGIKIIGTSFEALDLAEDRGRFSKLLADNEIPYPKFGVCTDADEALEQAKELGFPLLVRPSYVLGGQYMKIVINEQELEEHIVNILREIPGNQVLLDHFLDGAIEAEADAICDGENVHIVGIMQHIEPAGIHSGDSYAVLPPYNLGDFVMKQIENITKKIAVELQTKGLINIQFAIKDDKVYVIEANPRASRTVPFICKAYQEPYVNYATKVMLGDKRVTDFNFQPVKEGYAIKVPVFSFNKFPNVNKELGPEMKSTGEAIYFIEDLFDDYFLKIYSERNLYLSK comes from the coding sequence ATGCCAAAGGACAACAGCATTAAATCGGTACTTATCATTGGTAGTGGCCCAATCGTTATCGGTCAGGCCTGCGAGTTCGACTATTCAGGATCTCAAGCTTCTCGCTCCCTCAGGGAAGAGGGGATCGAGGTGATTCTGATCAACTCGAACCCAGCCACGATCATGACAGACAACGTGACAGCGGATCACGTTTACCTGCTGCCCTTGGAGAAAAAATCCATTAAGCAGATCCTTGAAAAGCACGACATCGACGCGGTACTCCCAACAATGGGCGGACAGACGGCCCTAAACCTGGCTATCGACTGCCAGAATGCCGGACTGTGGGAAAAGTACGACGTGAGGATCATCGGTGTGGACATCGACGCCATCCAGATGACCGAAGACCGTGAGAAATTCCGCTTGAGGATGAAAGAGCTCGGCGTACACGTTTGTAAAGGTGAAACGGCCACTTCTTTCCTCCACGGTAAAGAAATCGCCCAGGAAATTGGCTTTCCTTTGGTAATCCGTCCTTCGTTTACCCTCGGTGGTACGGGCGGTGGTTTTGTTGAGAAGCCGGAAGACTTCGACAAAGCTTTGACCAAAGGCCTGCACGCATCGCCGGTACATGAAGTACTGATCGAGCAGAGTATTTTGGGATGGAAAGAATACGAGCTTGAGCTGTTGCGCGACAGCGTGGGCAACGTGATCATCATCTGTTCTATCGAGAACTTTGACCCGATGGGCGTTCACACGGGCGATTCGATCACAGTGGCGCCGGCCATGACGCTTTCCGATTCTTTGTATCAGGAAATCCGCGACCAGGCCATCATGATGATGAACGGAATCGGGGAATTTGCCGGTGGCTGTAACGTACAGTTCTCGGTTAGCCCTACTACCGACGAGATTATCGGTATCGAGATCAACCCTCGTGTATCTCGTTCTTCGGCCTTGGCATCGAAAGCGACTGGTTACCCAATCGCGAAGGTTGCCGCCAAGTTGGCGATCGGTTACAACCTCGACGAGATCGAAAACCAGATTACCAAGACTACTTCGGCCTTCTTCGAGCCTAGCATCGACTACACTATCGTGAAGATCCCTCGTTGGAACTTCGAGAAGTTCGAAGGCGCTGACAAATCGCTCGGTCTTCAGATGAAAGCCGTGGGCGAGGTTATGGGTATTGGACGTAACTTTCAGGAAGCTTTGCAGAAGGCTTGCCAGTCGTTGGAGATCAAGCGTAACGGATTGGGCGCCGACGGCAAAAGCCTCGTAGACCAGCAGGTAATCGTAGAAAGCCTCAAGCATCCGAGCTGGGACCGTTTGTTCCATATTTACGACGCCTTCAAGCTTGGCCTTTCGTTCCGCAAGATCCAGAAGCTTACCCATATCGACCCTTGGTTCCTGACTCAGATCGAAGAGTTGGTGGCCTTGGAAAAAGAGATCGAGGCTAACAGCATCGAGACGATCTCGCGCGAACTTCTGCTTGTCGCCAAAGAAAAAGGCTACGCCGACCGTCAGTTGGCCCACTTGCTGGGTTGCTTGGAAAGCCAAGTCTTCAAAAAGCGCTACGACGAATACAACATCAAGCGCGTATATAAAATGGTGGACACCTGCGCCGCCGAGTTTGAGGCCAAGACTCCTTATTACTACTCTACCTTCGGCGGAGAGAATGAGGCGATCAAGACCGACAAGAAGAAGATCGTGGTATTGGGCGCCGGCCCTAACCGTATCGGCCAAGGTATCGAGTTCGACTACTGCTGTGTACACGGCGTGTTGGCGGCGAAAGAGGCCGGTTACGAGACCATCATGATCAACTGTAACCCGGAGACGGTATCGACTGACTTCGATATCTCTGACAGACTGTACTTCGAGCCTGTATTCTGGGAGCATATCTACGAAATCATCCTGCACGAGCAGCCAGAAGGCGTTATCGTACAACTTGGTGGACAAACTGCCCTTAAGTTGGCTGACAAGTTGACCCGTTACGGCATCAAGATCATCGGTACTAGCTTTGAGGCTCTGGATTTGGCCGAAGACCGCGGACGTTTCTCAAAACTCCTCGCCGACAACGAGATCCCTTACCCTAAGTTCGGTGTATGTACTGACGCTGACGAGGCTCTCGAGCAAGCCAAGGAACTCGGGTTCCCATTGCTCGTACGCCCATCGTACGTATTGGGTGGCCAGTACATGAAGATCGTTATCAACGAGCAGGAGCTTGAGGAGCATATCGTAAACATCCTTCGCGAGATCCCTGGCAACCAAGTATTGCTTGACCACTTCTTGGACGGAGCTATCGAGGCGGAAGCCGACGCCATCTGCGACGGTGAGAATGTCCACATCGTGGGAATTATGCAGCACATTGAACCGGCGGGTATCCACTCGGGTGACTCTTACGCCGTGTTGCCTCCTTACAACTTGGGCGACTTTGTGATGAAGCAAATCGAGAACATCACCAAGAAAATCGCCGTTGAGTTGCAGACCAAAGGTTTGATCAACATCCAGTTCGCCATCAAAGACGACAAGGTGTACGTGATCGAGGCCAACCCGCGCGCTTCTCGTACCGTGCCGTTTATCTGCAAAGCTTACCAAGAGCCATACGTAAACTACGCTACCAAAGTAATGCTCGGCGACAAGAGGGTAACCGATTTCAATTTCCAGCCAGTGAAGGAAGGCTACGCCATCAAGGTGCCGGTATTCTCGTTCAACAAATTCCCGAACGTGAACAAAGAGCTCGGGCCAGAGATGAAATCGACTGGAGAGGCTATCTACTTCATCGAAGACCTTTTCGATGACTACTTCCTCAAAATCTACTCGGAAAGAAACCTTTACCTGAGCAAGTAA
- a CDS encoding pyridoxal phosphate-dependent aminotransferase, whose product MSNLLSSRVKALSVSATIAMAQKARELKGQGKDIISLSLGEPDFKTPENVQIAAKDAIDSGKFFSYPPVPGYPELREAIVKKLKDENEIDCTTDQIVVSSGAKHSISNVFLATLDEGDEVIIYAPYWVSYVDMVKLAGGVPVVVEGTIEQEFKASAEQLEAAITDKTKAIIFSSPCNPTGAVWSKEELEAMAAVVKKYEDIFVIADEIYEYINFTGKHASIAAVDGMADRVVTVNGFSKGYAMTGWRVGYICAPVEIAKACSKLQGQTTSGICSIAQRAAIEAISGDQSSVKVMADAYHERRALVKGLLDEIPGVKSPMPEGAFYFFPDVSAYFGTKAGDREINNASDLAMFLLEEANVSTVTGDAFGSPNCIRLSYAASEENLKEALKRIKATLATLK is encoded by the coding sequence ATGAGTAATCTCTTATCGAGCCGAGTAAAAGCGCTGTCAGTGTCAGCGACAATCGCAATGGCCCAAAAAGCGCGTGAGTTGAAAGGACAAGGCAAAGACATCATTAGCCTTAGCCTTGGCGAACCGGACTTCAAAACTCCGGAAAACGTCCAAATCGCCGCTAAAGACGCGATTGACAGTGGCAAATTTTTCTCATACCCACCTGTTCCGGGCTACCCAGAACTGCGTGAGGCCATCGTTAAGAAACTCAAAGACGAAAACGAAATCGATTGCACTACTGACCAGATCGTAGTGTCGTCGGGAGCTAAGCACTCTATTTCCAACGTATTTTTGGCAACTCTCGACGAGGGCGACGAAGTAATCATCTACGCCCCTTACTGGGTAAGCTACGTAGATATGGTGAAGCTTGCCGGTGGCGTTCCCGTTGTTGTGGAAGGCACTATCGAGCAGGAATTCAAAGCCAGCGCCGAACAGCTTGAAGCCGCAATCACGGATAAGACCAAAGCCATCATTTTCTCTTCTCCATGTAACCCAACGGGCGCCGTTTGGTCGAAGGAAGAGCTGGAAGCCATGGCGGCCGTGGTGAAGAAGTATGAAGACATCTTCGTAATCGCCGACGAGATTTACGAATACATCAACTTCACAGGAAAGCACGCCAGCATCGCCGCCGTAGACGGAATGGCCGACCGCGTGGTAACTGTAAACGGTTTCTCGAAAGGTTATGCCATGACCGGATGGAGAGTGGGTTATATCTGCGCTCCTGTTGAGATTGCAAAGGCTTGTTCTAAACTTCAGGGACAGACTACTTCGGGTATCTGCTCAATTGCGCAACGCGCGGCTATCGAGGCTATCTCGGGCGACCAGTCTTCTGTTAAGGTAATGGCGGACGCTTACCACGAACGTCGCGCTTTGGTAAAAGGTTTGCTCGATGAAATTCCGGGCGTAAAATCTCCGATGCCGGAAGGCGCCTTCTATTTCTTCCCGGACGTAAGCGCTTACTTCGGCACAAAAGCCGGTGACCGCGAAATCAACAATGCCAGTGACTTGGCAATGTTCCTCTTGGAAGAGGCCAACGTATCTACGGTAACTGGCGATGCTTTCGGTTCACCGAACTGCATCCGTCTCTCTTACGCCGCTTCGGAAGAAAACCTTAAGGAAGCTTTGAAGCGTATCAAAGCAACTTTGGCTACATTGAAATAA
- the recR gene encoding recombination mediator RecR produces the protein MQFPSKLIENAVLEMAKLPGIGKKTALRLVLNILKRDSKETESLAEALVKVRNEIRYCDECHNISDEPVCTICSSSKRETGIICVVEDAPDVLAIENTGQYLGRYHVLGGVIAPIEGIGPGELNIDSLIRRIEKSEGEIREVILALSPTMEGDTTGFYVTKKLKEYDIKVSVIARGVPIGGELEYTDEVTLGRSILGRRSYETSF, from the coding sequence ATGCAATTTCCTTCCAAACTAATAGAAAACGCCGTCTTGGAGATGGCGAAACTTCCGGGCATCGGTAAAAAAACCGCGCTTAGACTGGTGCTCAACATCCTAAAACGAGACAGTAAAGAAACCGAAAGCTTGGCTGAAGCTTTGGTGAAAGTCCGGAACGAGATCCGCTATTGTGACGAATGCCACAACATTTCGGACGAACCCGTGTGTACAATCTGCTCCTCGTCAAAGCGGGAAACTGGTATTATCTGCGTAGTGGAAGACGCACCCGATGTACTGGCAATCGAAAATACGGGCCAATATCTCGGGCGTTACCATGTTTTGGGCGGTGTCATCGCTCCGATCGAAGGAATCGGGCCCGGAGAGCTGAATATCGACTCGCTTATCCGAAGAATCGAGAAATCGGAAGGAGAAATCCGGGAAGTGATTTTGGCGCTGAGCCCCACTATGGAAGGTGACACAACTGGCTTTTATGTTACGAAAAAACTGAAGGAATACGATATCAAAGTCAGCGTAATCGCCCGTGGTGTACCTATTGGGGGCGAACTGGAATACACTGATGAGGTTACTTTGGGCCGTAGTATTTTGGGCCGAAGAAGCTATGAAACCAGCTTCTAA
- a CDS encoding ATP-dependent Clp protease adaptor ClpS has protein sequence MTTELEELVLEELISDITRDLMIYNDDYNTFDHVINTLVKVCKHTAEQAEQCAWIIHTKGKYCVKKGAYETLKPMRDAICEAGIDAKIH, from the coding sequence ATGACCACGGAACTCGAAGAGCTAGTACTCGAAGAGCTAATCAGCGATATCACTAGGGATTTGATGATCTACAACGACGACTACAACACCTTCGACCATGTCATCAACACCTTGGTAAAAGTATGCAAACATACCGCCGAACAAGCGGAACAGTGCGCTTGGATTATTCATACCAAAGGTAAATACTGCGTAAAAAAGGGCGCTTACGAGACGCTGAAGCCGATGCGGGACGCAATTTGCGAAGCGGGCATCGACGCGAAAATTCATTGA
- a CDS encoding UDP-2,3-diacylglucosamine diphosphatase has product MLSLDIADIPEGKKIYFASDFHLGTPDYKSSRKREDKIVRWLDSVRHDAHAIFLLGDIFDFWFEYKTVIPKGFVRFQGKLAELSDAGIPIHIFIGNHDMWLFDYFPTEFGIPVHRENVSFTVNGTKFMTGHGDGLGPGDRKYKMLKRIFANKLCQWAFARLHPNLGIGIAGAWSKDSRASNAGHDEVFHGKDEWIYQFCQEEEIKEHHDFYIFGHRHLPMDIPVGKNARYINLGEWLKHCRYIAFDGKALKFEAFEPEGDFKIATLNETT; this is encoded by the coding sequence ATGCTAAGCCTGGACATCGCCGATATACCCGAAGGTAAGAAGATCTACTTCGCTTCCGATTTCCATCTTGGAACTCCGGATTATAAGAGTAGCCGTAAGAGAGAAGACAAAATCGTCCGTTGGCTGGACTCTGTCCGCCACGACGCCCACGCAATATTTCTGCTCGGTGACATCTTCGATTTCTGGTTTGAATATAAAACCGTAATACCGAAGGGATTCGTGCGTTTTCAAGGGAAACTGGCCGAATTAAGTGACGCCGGCATTCCTATTCACATATTTATTGGCAACCACGACATGTGGCTGTTCGATTATTTCCCCACGGAGTTCGGTATTCCCGTCCATCGGGAAAATGTCAGCTTCACTGTCAACGGAACCAAATTCATGACCGGTCACGGCGACGGCCTTGGCCCCGGCGACCGTAAGTATAAAATGCTGAAACGGATCTTCGCCAACAAACTCTGTCAATGGGCCTTCGCTAGGCTTCACCCCAACTTGGGTATTGGCATAGCCGGAGCTTGGTCCAAAGACAGCCGGGCCAGCAACGCCGGCCACGACGAGGTGTTCCACGGTAAAGACGAGTGGATCTACCAGTTTTGCCAAGAAGAGGAAATCAAAGAGCATCACGATTTCTATATATTCGGCCACCGGCACCTGCCAATGGATATTCCGGTAGGAAAAAATGCCCGATACATTAACTTGGGCGAATGGTTAAAACATTGCCGTTATATCGCTTTTGACGGCAAAGCCCTAAAGTTTGAAGCTTTCGAACCCGAGGGTGATTTCAAAATCGCAACATTAAACGAAACAACATGA
- the ftsH gene encoding ATP-dependent zinc metalloprotease FtsH, with product MAEESNNKKRIVPKTPQKPNMQVWVIVALLLLVFGLTWFNSSNSAQPISQTKFEQMLEKGEIQKVVAVKNQDLVEIFLKKDALKKEENKELDKNRSPFGLDEGPQYYLKVLTWDDFEKRFRTIEDAKPAKDRIDITPEERMGFLSFLANYGFLILMLVVFWFLMRRMSGQGGPGGQIFNIGKSKAQMFEAENSVKTTFNDVAGLDEAKEEVQEIVDFLKTPEKYTRLGGKIPKGALLVGSPGTGKTLLAKAVAGEAGVPFLSLSGSDFVEMFVGVGAARVRDLFKQAKEKAPCIIFIDEIDAIGRMRGKGQMPGSNDERENTLNALLVEMDGFATDTHVIILAASNRPDVLDQALLRPGRFDRQISIDKPDINGREAIFKVHLKKVKIGKDVEPKQLAAQTPGFAGAEIANVCNEAALIAARHNKDSVTLDDFYSAIDRVIGGLEKKNKIISPEEKKIVAYHEAGHAIAGWFLEHADPLVKVSIVPRGVAALGYAQYLPKEQFLYQTDQMIDEMCMALGGRAAEELIFGKISTGALSDLERVTKSAYGMVSIYGMNEKIGHVSFYDSKQSEYNFNKPYSEATSEMIDKEAHKIIESAYQRTLKLLTEKRKELEILAEELLAKEVIFQSDLESLIGKRPFAKQTTYQAYTNGDRNPKKEETPETNGKEVKSKSEENKKSDEDSTKNDQEQDS from the coding sequence ATGGCAGAAGAATCGAACAACAAGAAACGAATCGTGCCAAAAACTCCGCAAAAACCCAACATGCAGGTTTGGGTGATTGTAGCCCTTCTCTTGCTAGTCTTCGGCCTGACTTGGTTTAATAGTAGCAACAGCGCCCAGCCTATCTCACAAACCAAATTCGAGCAAATGCTCGAAAAAGGCGAGATACAGAAAGTGGTGGCCGTAAAAAACCAGGATCTCGTCGAGATTTTTCTGAAGAAAGACGCGCTTAAGAAGGAGGAAAATAAGGAACTGGACAAAAACCGTTCTCCCTTCGGTTTGGACGAAGGACCGCAATATTATCTCAAAGTCCTTACTTGGGATGATTTCGAAAAACGGTTTCGCACCATCGAAGACGCCAAGCCAGCCAAAGACAGAATCGATATCACGCCTGAAGAGCGCATGGGGTTCCTGTCATTCTTGGCCAATTACGGATTCCTGATCCTGATGCTCGTCGTTTTCTGGTTCCTTATGCGCCGCATGTCCGGCCAAGGAGGTCCGGGTGGCCAAATCTTCAACATCGGCAAATCCAAAGCCCAGATGTTCGAAGCCGAAAACAGCGTTAAGACGACATTCAACGACGTTGCGGGCCTCGACGAAGCGAAAGAAGAAGTTCAGGAGATTGTCGATTTCCTGAAAACTCCGGAAAAATACACCCGCCTTGGTGGCAAAATCCCCAAAGGCGCTCTGCTTGTCGGTTCTCCCGGCACAGGTAAAACATTGCTTGCCAAAGCCGTAGCCGGCGAGGCTGGCGTACCGTTCCTGTCACTGTCAGGTTCAGACTTCGTGGAAATGTTCGTAGGTGTGGGCGCCGCCCGTGTCCGCGACCTTTTCAAACAAGCCAAAGAAAAGGCCCCTTGCATCATCTTTATCGATGAGATCGACGCCATTGGCCGTATGCGTGGCAAAGGCCAGATGCCTGGCTCGAATGACGAACGCGAGAATACGCTGAATGCCCTTCTCGTAGAGATGGACGGTTTCGCAACCGACACTCACGTGATCATCTTGGCTGCGTCTAACCGTCCTGACGTTCTTGACCAAGCGCTCTTGCGCCCGGGACGTTTCGACCGTCAGATATCTATCGATAAACCAGATATTAACGGCCGTGAGGCGATCTTCAAAGTTCACCTCAAAAAGGTTAAAATCGGGAAAGATGTGGAGCCTAAGCAACTTGCGGCCCAAACGCCGGGATTCGCAGGTGCCGAAATCGCAAACGTTTGTAACGAGGCCGCGCTTATCGCCGCCCGTCACAACAAGGATTCTGTCACTTTGGACGACTTCTACAGCGCCATCGACAGGGTAATTGGTGGACTGGAGAAGAAAAACAAGATCATTTCTCCTGAAGAGAAGAAGATTGTAGCGTACCACGAAGCCGGGCACGCCATTGCGGGCTGGTTCCTTGAGCATGCAGATCCATTGGTAAAGGTAAGTATCGTCCCTCGTGGTGTAGCGGCTTTGGGTTATGCCCAATACCTGCCTAAGGAACAGTTCCTCTACCAAACAGACCAAATGATTGACGAGATGTGTATGGCACTCGGCGGTCGTGCGGCTGAAGAACTCATCTTCGGAAAAATCTCCACTGGAGCCCTTAGCGACTTGGAACGCGTAACCAAGAGCGCTTACGGCATGGTCAGCATCTACGGTATGAACGAGAAAATCGGTCACGTTTCTTTCTACGACTCGAAACAGTCCGAATACAACTTCAACAAGCCGTATTCTGAAGCGACTTCCGAGATGATCGATAAGGAAGCGCACAAAATCATTGAAAGCGCATACCAGCGCACGCTTAAGCTTTTGACCGAAAAACGCAAAGAGCTTGAGATCTTGGCAGAAGAGCTTTTGGCTAAGGAAGTCATCTTCCAGTCTGATCTCGAAAGCCTGATTGGTAAGCGACCTTTCGCTAAACAAACCACTTACCAGGCCTACACCAACGGCGACAGGAACCCTAAGAAAGAGGAAACTCCGGAAACCAACGGCAAAGAGGTCAAAAGTAAGAGTGAAGAAAACAAAAAGTCTGACGAGGACTCGACTAAAAATGACCAAGAGCAGGACTCCTGA
- the rsfS gene encoding ribosome silencing factor — MEEKKELVNSEKLADLAVLGMLEKKASDIVVMDLRNVKGAVADFFVISSASSDTQVEAVAKSVDEAIYKGANEDPWHREGTENREWILLDYVNVVAHIMKTERREFFNLEGLWGDAVIKRIQAED; from the coding sequence ATGGAAGAAAAAAAGGAATTGGTAAATTCGGAAAAACTCGCGGATTTGGCGGTGTTGGGTATGTTGGAAAAGAAAGCATCCGACATTGTGGTAATGGATTTGCGTAACGTAAAAGGTGCCGTGGCAGACTTTTTCGTGATCTCTTCCGCCAGCTCCGACACCCAAGTGGAAGCCGTGGCCAAATCCGTGGACGAAGCTATATACAAGGGCGCCAACGAGGACCCTTGGCACAGGGAAGGAACCGAAAACCGCGAATGGATTTTGCTGGACTACGTAAACGTGGTCGCGCACATTATGAAAACGGAACGCAGGGAGTTTTTCAACCTCGAAGGGTTGTGGGGAGACGCCGTGATCAAGAGGATCCAGGCAGAGGATTAA
- a CDS encoding biotin--[acetyl-CoA-carboxylase] ligase gives MHKIFSHTLFPGGALYELPECDSTNSVANELIRQGKARHGDVVVAVAQTAGRGQRGNGWESGPGQNLTLSLTVSPDFIQVTEQFDLSVLTALSIRDLLVSYFPPEWVKVKWPNDVYVESGKISGTLIENTLKGREIDFAVVGIGLNVNQRDFQTPNAVSMASLCGQEFDLNEIMGGLCRNFARRFVEAERGGTESQLREYLDCLYWIGEARKFRNTATGEVFEGTITGVGPMGELKMKIRNVERLFDVKGVEFLA, from the coding sequence TTGCATAAAATATTCAGCCATACATTATTTCCGGGAGGCGCTCTGTATGAGCTTCCTGAGTGCGATTCTACCAACAGCGTGGCCAACGAGTTGATACGCCAAGGGAAAGCCCGCCACGGCGACGTGGTGGTGGCCGTAGCCCAAACGGCCGGCCGAGGCCAACGCGGAAACGGATGGGAATCCGGGCCTGGCCAAAACCTTACGCTTTCGCTGACTGTTTCTCCGGATTTTATCCAAGTTACCGAGCAGTTCGACCTGAGCGTTCTCACGGCGTTGTCTATCCGCGATTTGCTGGTTTCTTACTTCCCCCCTGAATGGGTAAAGGTGAAGTGGCCGAATGATGTTTACGTTGAGTCGGGAAAAATATCCGGAACTTTGATCGAAAATACGCTGAAAGGCCGTGAAATCGATTTCGCCGTGGTCGGAATTGGCCTGAATGTGAACCAGCGAGACTTCCAAACGCCGAACGCGGTATCTATGGCTTCTCTTTGCGGGCAGGAATTCGATCTGAACGAGATAATGGGCGGATTGTGCCGAAACTTTGCCCGACGTTTTGTGGAAGCGGAACGTGGCGGGACCGAAAGCCAGTTGCGGGAGTATTTGGATTGTTTGTATTGGATCGGCGAAGCGAGAAAATTTCGAAATACAGCCACTGGGGAAGTGTTTGAAGGAACGATAACCGGCGTGGGCCCAATGGGAGAACTTAAAATGAAAATTCGGAACGTTGAGCGCCTTTTTGACGTAAAGGGAGTGGAGTTTCTTGCTTGA
- the ahcY gene encoding adenosylhomocysteinase, which translates to MIDTSLNYKVKDISLAEWGRKEIELAEAEMPGLMSLRKEFGPTKPLKGSRIAGCLHMTIQTAVLIETLVELGADVRWSSCNIFSTQDHAAAAVAAAGVPVFAWKGMNEEEFDWCIEQTLFFGSMEKPLNLILDDGGDLTNMVLDRYPELAQGIKGITEETTTGVHRLYERVEKGTLPLPAINVNDSVTKSKFDNKYGCRESLVDGIRRATDVMIAGKVAVVAGYGDVGKGSAQSLQAAGARVIVTEIDPICALQAAMEGFEVKKMADAVKEANIVVTTTGNKDIVRGEHFEAMKDKTIVCNIGHFDNEIDMAWLNGKYGDTKVQIKPQVDKYTIGDSDIIVLAEGRLVNLGCATGHPSFVMSNSFTNQTLAQMELWLHEERYENKVYVLPKHLDEKVARLHLEKIGVELEELSQEQADYISVPVEGPYKPEHYRY; encoded by the coding sequence ATGATCGATACCTCTCTTAATTACAAAGTCAAAGACATTTCCTTGGCCGAATGGGGAAGGAAAGAAATTGAGTTGGCCGAAGCCGAAATGCCTGGACTGATGTCTTTGCGTAAGGAATTCGGACCGACGAAGCCGTTGAAGGGCTCGCGTATCGCGGGTTGCCTTCACATGACGATCCAGACAGCGGTTTTGATCGAGACGCTTGTGGAGCTTGGCGCTGACGTGCGTTGGTCTTCGTGTAACATCTTCTCGACGCAAGATCACGCCGCAGCAGCTGTTGCCGCCGCCGGAGTTCCTGTTTTTGCTTGGAAAGGCATGAACGAGGAGGAATTCGACTGGTGCATCGAGCAGACGCTTTTCTTCGGTAGCATGGAGAAGCCGTTGAACCTGATTTTGGATGACGGTGGCGACCTGACCAATATGGTTTTGGATCGTTACCCTGAGTTGGCCCAAGGCATCAAAGGTATCACCGAAGAGACTACTACGGGTGTTCACCGCTTGTACGAGCGTGTGGAGAAAGGTACGTTGCCTCTTCCGGCCATTAACGTAAACGACTCGGTTACCAAGTCGAAATTCGATAACAAATACGGTTGCCGTGAGTCGTTGGTTGACGGTATCCGTCGCGCTACCGACGTAATGATTGCCGGTAAAGTGGCTGTTGTGGCTGGTTACGGTGATGTTGGTAAAGGTTCGGCCCAGTCGTTGCAAGCCGCTGGCGCCCGCGTAATCGTTACTGAAATCGACCCGATCTGCGCTTTGCAGGCCGCTATGGAAGGCTTCGAAGTGAAGAAAATGGCTGACGCAGTTAAGGAAGCCAATATCGTAGTGACTACCACCGGTAACAAAGATATTGTTCGTGGCGAGCACTTCGAGGCGATGAAAGACAAGACCATCGTTTGTAACATCGGTCACTTCGACAACGAGATCGATATGGCTTGGTTAAACGGCAAGTACGGCGACACCAAGGTTCAGATCAAACCTCAGGTAGACAAGTACACGATCGGCGACTCTGATATTATCGTTTTGGCCGAAGGCCGTTTGGTGAACTTGGGTTGCGCTACCGGTCACCCTTCGTTCGTAATGTCAAACTCTTTCACAAACCAAACTTTGGCCCAGATGGAGCTTTGGTTGCACGAAGAGCGTTACGAAAACAAGGTTTACGTTTTGCCTAAGCACCTTGATGAGAAAGTGGCTCGTTTGCACTTGGAGAAAATCGGTGTGGAGCTGGAAGAGCTTTCGCAAGAGCAGGCCGATTATATCAGCGTTCCTGTAGAAGGACCGTACAAGCCGGAGCATTACCGCTATTAA